One Nocardioidaceae bacterium SCSIO 66511 genomic window carries:
- a CDS encoding AI-2E family transporter codes for MPGWGKRLERQRAILNRDFGRVVDGEGLAEEFEPAPGARTRSYVSEEPPTPRRVEVPIGVERAAAWGWRVLVIALSSYVVYRILSYFSDITVPVAIAVLLTALGMPFVDWLVRLRVPRVLATFIVVLAGIAVIGGILTLVGQQVIAQIDDLRSSVADGIGEIQDWLRDGPLGLSDEQLDTWIERAQHTVQGNDSEVVARATEFGSRVTHVATGAFIVLFSTFFFLYEGDRIWRFIVGLVPRKARDAVHGSGHVAWISLTAFVRATVLVALTDAIGIALAAYLLGVPLVFAIGMLVFLGAFVPIVGAFVSGIVAVLVALVDQGFWTAVFMLAAVLAVQQLESHVLQPFLMGRLVRVHPLAIIVAIAAGITISGVVGALVAVPTAACANAVVRYLSRRYGEPEPVPDEGAPAAT; via the coding sequence ATGCCCGGCTGGGGGAAGAGACTGGAGCGCCAGCGAGCGATCCTGAACCGCGATTTCGGTCGAGTCGTCGACGGAGAAGGCCTCGCGGAGGAGTTCGAGCCGGCGCCGGGAGCTCGTACGAGGTCGTACGTGTCCGAGGAGCCACCGACCCCGCGTCGGGTCGAGGTGCCGATCGGTGTGGAGCGCGCGGCGGCCTGGGGTTGGCGAGTGCTCGTCATCGCGCTATCGAGCTACGTGGTCTACCGCATCCTGTCGTACTTCTCCGACATCACCGTCCCGGTTGCCATTGCCGTGCTGCTGACGGCACTCGGCATGCCGTTCGTCGACTGGCTGGTACGTCTACGCGTGCCCCGGGTGCTGGCCACCTTCATCGTCGTGCTGGCCGGCATCGCGGTGATCGGCGGGATCCTGACCCTGGTCGGGCAGCAGGTGATCGCACAGATCGATGACCTGCGCAGCTCGGTGGCCGATGGCATCGGCGAGATCCAGGACTGGCTGCGCGACGGTCCGCTCGGCCTGTCCGACGAGCAGCTCGACACCTGGATCGAACGCGCGCAGCACACCGTGCAAGGCAACGACAGCGAGGTCGTGGCGCGGGCAACCGAGTTCGGTTCCCGGGTGACCCATGTCGCAACGGGTGCGTTCATCGTGCTGTTCTCGACATTCTTCTTCCTGTACGAAGGCGACCGCATCTGGCGGTTCATCGTGGGTCTCGTGCCGCGTAAGGCGCGCGACGCGGTCCACGGCTCCGGCCACGTCGCGTGGATCTCGCTCACGGCCTTCGTACGTGCGACGGTGCTGGTCGCGCTCACCGATGCGATCGGCATCGCATTGGCCGCGTACCTGCTGGGCGTGCCGCTCGTGTTCGCGATCGGCATGCTGGTGTTCCTCGGAGCATTCGTGCCGATCGTCGGCGCGTTCGTGTCCGGCATCGTTGCCGTTCTCGTTGCGCTCGTCGACCAGGGCTTCTGGACAGCGGTGTTCATGCTCGCCGCGGTTCTCGCCGTCCAGCAGCTTGAGTCGCACGTACTCCAGCCGTTCCTGATGGGTCGACTGGTGCGCGTGCACCCGCTTGCGATCATCGTCGCGATCGCCGCCGGCATCACCATCTCAGGCGTCGTCGGCGCACTTGTCGCCGTGCCTACTGCGGCCTGCGCGAACGCGGTCGTACGCTACCTCTCCCGGCGTTACGGCGAGCCCGAGCCGGTACCCGACGAAGGCGCCCCGGCAGCAACCTGA
- a CDS encoding cystathionine gamma-synthase: MTDHGFETRAIHAGQDPDPRTGAVVPAIYATSTYKQDGVGGLREGYEYSRSANPTRTALEECLASLEHGVRGFAFASGLAAEDTLLRALTRPGQHVVIPDDAYGGTYRLFDGVEKPWGLAYTPAAVADVEAVRNAIRPGETRIVWVETPTNPLLNIADIEALAEVAHAADALLVVDNTFASPYLQQPLTHGADIVVHSTTKYAGGHSDVVGGALVVREAELAEPIEYHQNAMGAVAGPFDAWLVLRGLKTLGPRMDRHSQNAEQIVDFLEDRDEVSEVIYPGLAQHPGRELAKRQMKRFGGMVSFRMRDGEQAAVDLVNHTKLFTLAESLGGVESLIEHPGRMTHASAAGSPLEVPSDLVRLSVGIETGSDLVADLQQAFEAAKI, translated from the coding sequence GTGACTGACCACGGCTTCGAAACCCGAGCAATCCACGCCGGACAGGATCCCGACCCGCGTACGGGCGCGGTCGTGCCGGCGATCTACGCGACCAGCACCTACAAGCAGGACGGCGTCGGCGGCCTGCGCGAGGGCTACGAGTACTCGCGCAGTGCCAACCCGACTCGCACCGCGCTCGAGGAATGCCTGGCCAGTCTCGAGCACGGCGTCCGCGGGTTCGCGTTCGCCAGCGGACTGGCCGCCGAAGACACCCTGCTGCGCGCGCTGACGCGCCCCGGCCAGCATGTCGTCATCCCCGACGATGCGTACGGCGGCACCTACCGGCTGTTCGACGGCGTCGAGAAGCCGTGGGGCTTGGCGTACACGCCCGCGGCGGTGGCCGATGTGGAGGCGGTACGCAACGCGATCCGCCCGGGGGAGACCCGCATCGTCTGGGTCGAGACTCCGACGAACCCGCTGCTCAACATCGCCGATATCGAGGCGCTCGCCGAGGTCGCGCATGCTGCCGATGCGCTGCTCGTCGTCGACAACACGTTCGCCTCGCCGTACCTGCAGCAGCCTCTGACCCACGGCGCCGACATCGTCGTGCATTCGACCACGAAGTACGCCGGTGGACACTCCGATGTCGTCGGCGGTGCGCTCGTCGTACGCGAGGCCGAGCTCGCTGAGCCGATCGAGTACCACCAGAACGCCATGGGTGCTGTCGCCGGACCGTTCGATGCGTGGCTCGTCCTGCGCGGCCTGAAGACGCTCGGCCCGCGGATGGATCGGCACAGCCAGAACGCCGAGCAGATCGTCGACTTCCTGGAGGACCGCGACGAGGTCTCCGAGGTCATCTACCCGGGCCTCGCGCAGCATCCCGGGCGCGAGCTGGCCAAGCGGCAGATGAAGCGCTTCGGCGGCATGGTGTCGTTCCGCATGCGCGATGGCGAGCAGGCCGCGGTCGACCTGGTCAACCACACGAAGCTGTTCACGCTGGCGGAGTCGCTCGGCGGCGTCGAGTCGCTGATCGAGCACCCTGGTCGGATGACGCACGCGTCGGCGGCGGGCTCACCGCTGGAGGTTCCGTCCGATCTCGTTCGGCTTTCGGTCGGTATCGAGACCGGCTCCGACCTGGTGGCCGACCTGCAGCAGGCGTTCGAGGCTGCCAAGATCTGA
- a CDS encoding nucleoside deaminase, which yields MVDETDIRHLKRCVELAEEALEAGDEPFGSVLVDAEGNVRAEDRNRVADGDQTRHPEFELARWAAANIPVDERPGATVYTSGEHCPMCSAAHAWVGLGRIVYASSSAQMAQWRAELGGAEPPVRALPVKDVAPGLAVDGPVPELAEQVHSLVRRMHERDHGD from the coding sequence GTGGTGGATGAAACAGACATCAGGCACCTGAAGCGCTGCGTCGAGCTGGCCGAGGAGGCGCTCGAGGCCGGCGATGAGCCGTTCGGATCCGTTCTCGTCGACGCCGAGGGCAACGTCCGCGCCGAGGATCGCAACCGGGTCGCGGACGGCGACCAGACCCGGCATCCGGAGTTCGAGCTCGCCCGATGGGCGGCCGCGAACATCCCTGTCGACGAGCGCCCCGGCGCGACCGTCTACACCTCGGGTGAGCATTGCCCGATGTGCTCGGCCGCGCATGCCTGGGTCGGCCTCGGGCGCATCGTGTACGCGAGCTCATCGGCGCAGATGGCGCAGTGGCGTGCGGAGCTCGGCGGCGCGGAGCCGCCGGTACGCGCGTTACCCGTCAAAGACGTTGCGCCGGGCCTCGCGGTCGACGGTCCCGTGCCGGAGCTCGCCGAGCAGGTGCACTCCCTCGTACGCCGTATGCACGAACGCGACCACGGCGACTAG
- the msrA gene encoding peptide-methionine (S)-S-oxide reductase MsrA, translating to MFGHDKTRLVTPEDALPGRETRPFAVGTTHAVLGTPIESDPPEGFETAVFGLGCFWGEEKTFWETRGVWSTSVGYAGGTTPNPTYEEVCTSRTGHAEVVRVVFDPAVVSYEQLLKIFWENHDPTQGMRQGNDRGTQYRSIILTTSDEQQAAAEASRDSYQKAMTERGYGEITTVIAPLQAYYYAEDVHQQYLAKNPFGYCPIHATGVEYAG from the coding sequence ATGTTCGGTCACGACAAGACCCGGCTCGTCACGCCGGAGGATGCCCTGCCCGGGCGCGAGACCCGTCCGTTCGCAGTCGGTACGACCCACGCCGTACTCGGCACGCCGATCGAGTCGGATCCGCCCGAGGGATTCGAGACCGCGGTGTTCGGGCTCGGCTGCTTCTGGGGCGAGGAGAAGACGTTCTGGGAGACCCGTGGCGTCTGGTCGACGTCGGTCGGCTACGCCGGCGGCACCACCCCGAACCCCACGTACGAAGAGGTCTGCACCTCGCGTACCGGCCATGCCGAGGTCGTCCGGGTCGTCTTCGACCCGGCGGTCGTTTCGTACGAGCAGCTGCTCAAGATCTTCTGGGAGAACCACGACCCCACGCAAGGCATGCGCCAGGGCAACGACCGCGGCACGCAGTACCGCTCGATCATCCTCACCACTAGTGACGAGCAGCAGGCGGCCGCCGAGGCGTCACGCGACTCGTACCAGAAGGCGATGACCGAGCGCGGATACGGCGAGATCACCACCGTGATCGCACCGCTGCAGGCGTACTACTACGCCGAGGATGTGCATCAGCAGTACCTGGCGAAGAACCCGTTCGGCTACTGCCCGATCCACGCGACGGGCGTCGAGTACGCCGGCTGA
- a CDS encoding class I SAM-dependent methyltransferase: protein MTFDFHATYDELNPDDHDYRFYAQLAADRGVRTAVDLGCGTGTLAQILTAQGVDVIGVDPDPEMLRVARSKHTESASGGRVEWRLGYSDVLEAADADLAVMWGHVAQVFTDDDSWLSVLTDLHRALGRDRTLAFESRSPVARKWEESTRAATLRTVRTPDGDVEFWHETVTVDLPLVTYDTFTRNLRTQEQYAHRDVLAFRNESELRTSVEKCGFTVTSVFGDWDRSTTDQQTPELIVIAARN, encoded by the coding sequence GTGACGTTCGATTTCCACGCAACGTATGACGAGCTCAACCCCGACGACCACGACTACCGCTTCTACGCCCAGCTCGCCGCCGACCGTGGCGTGCGCACGGCCGTCGACCTCGGCTGCGGCACCGGCACATTGGCGCAAATCCTCACGGCACAAGGCGTAGACGTCATCGGAGTGGATCCCGATCCGGAGATGCTTCGCGTCGCGCGCTCCAAACACACTGAAAGCGCTTCTGGTGGCCGGGTCGAATGGAGACTCGGCTACAGCGATGTTCTCGAAGCTGCCGATGCTGATCTCGCAGTGATGTGGGGACACGTCGCACAGGTCTTCACCGACGACGACTCGTGGCTGAGTGTGCTCACCGATCTCCACCGTGCACTGGGCCGCGACCGCACGCTTGCCTTCGAATCGCGCAGCCCGGTCGCGCGCAAGTGGGAAGAATCGACCCGCGCCGCAACCCTCAGAACGGTCAGGACACCAGACGGCGACGTCGAGTTCTGGCATGAAACCGTCACAGTCGACTTGCCCCTGGTCACCTACGACACCTTCACCCGGAATCTCCGCACCCAAGAGCAGTACGCGCACCGCGACGTACTCGCCTTCCGTAACGAAAGCGAGCTGCGCACATCCGTCGAGAAATGCGGGTTCACAGTCACCAGCGTCTTCGGCGACTGGGACCGATCCACAACCGACCAACAGACGCCCGAATTGATCGTGATCGCTGCGCGTAACTGA
- a CDS encoding HNH endonuclease yields the protein MTIPVEPADVQCADDEGVAALHELLTAVTSLPYADSDTARIDRIALLEKARGALAAAQALEMVEFEESQIATQREAGVAERNVGRGVADQVALARGLSPARGSRELSWVRALVKQLPETRRLLAAGKISEVTARAMVTETAELRVEDRRRVDSDLAPDLPAMVEREARAAARKAAYALDPEAATRRARKARKDRRVSIRPAPDTMTLVTGLLPVEQGVAAWASLKQAAASAKASGDERTQSQIMADTFVERLTGQTAATGVPVEVHLTMSAETMCDEDDGPADVHGHGPVPADIARDIIRDDTVDPANGDPRPTSANVETSRDDAANAADDPTARRQVNVWLRRVFDDPASGVANDIDPGRRRFTGAVARYLFARDKICRTPGCGASIRHLDHVRPYRDGGATVADNGQGLCERCSYTKEMPGWTTVVTSAETHTTTITTPTGHSYASRPPPANGYGPSARTLSARRRDRRLARLRTRWVMDGVRPPGDSAS from the coding sequence GTGACGATTCCCGTCGAGCCGGCCGACGTGCAGTGCGCAGACGACGAGGGTGTCGCGGCTCTTCACGAACTGCTCACGGCGGTGACCAGCCTCCCCTACGCGGACAGCGATACGGCGCGGATAGACCGGATCGCCCTGCTGGAGAAGGCACGTGGCGCTCTCGCAGCCGCGCAGGCGCTCGAGATGGTCGAGTTCGAGGAGTCGCAGATCGCCACCCAGCGCGAGGCCGGCGTCGCCGAGCGCAATGTCGGTCGCGGTGTCGCCGATCAGGTCGCGTTGGCCCGTGGTCTGTCTCCGGCGCGCGGGTCGCGGGAGCTGAGCTGGGTACGCGCGCTGGTCAAGCAGCTGCCCGAAACCCGGCGACTGCTCGCTGCCGGGAAGATCTCCGAGGTGACAGCTCGGGCGATGGTCACCGAGACGGCCGAGCTGCGGGTCGAGGATCGTCGTCGGGTTGACTCAGACCTCGCCCCTGACCTTCCCGCCATGGTCGAGCGCGAGGCTCGTGCGGCGGCACGCAAGGCCGCGTACGCGCTGGATCCGGAGGCGGCAACGCGCCGCGCGCGGAAGGCCCGCAAAGACCGACGCGTCTCGATCCGCCCCGCACCCGACACGATGACCCTGGTTACGGGACTTCTGCCTGTCGAGCAGGGTGTCGCGGCATGGGCGAGTCTGAAACAGGCGGCCGCGTCGGCGAAGGCCTCGGGTGACGAGCGGACCCAGTCCCAGATCATGGCCGACACGTTCGTCGAACGCCTCACCGGGCAAACCGCGGCAACCGGCGTACCGGTCGAGGTGCATCTGACGATGAGCGCCGAGACGATGTGCGATGAGGATGACGGACCCGCCGACGTGCACGGTCACGGGCCGGTCCCGGCAGACATCGCTCGCGACATCATCCGCGACGACACGGTCGACCCAGCCAACGGCGATCCGCGACCGACAAGCGCCAACGTCGAGACGAGCCGTGACGACGCTGCGAACGCCGCCGACGACCCAACCGCACGGCGGCAGGTGAACGTCTGGCTGCGCCGGGTCTTCGATGACCCTGCCTCCGGCGTCGCGAACGACATCGATCCGGGCCGGCGCCGGTTCACCGGCGCCGTCGCGCGGTACCTGTTCGCCCGCGACAAGATCTGTCGCACCCCTGGCTGTGGGGCGTCGATCCGCCACCTGGACCACGTCCGTCCCTACCGTGACGGTGGCGCCACCGTCGCCGACAACGGTCAAGGCCTCTGCGAACGCTGCTCGTACACCAAAGAAATGCCGGGCTGGACGACCGTCGTGACGTCCGCGGAGACTCACACGACCACGATCACCACCCCCACCGGGCACAGCTATGCCTCGCGACCGCCGCCCGCGAACGGATACGGTCCATCAGCGCGCACCCTGTCCGCCCGGCGCCGCGACCGACGTCTCGCCCGCCTCAGAACCCGCTGGGTCATGGACGGAGTACGCCCACCCGGCGATTCCGCGTCATAG
- a CDS encoding GNAT family N-acetyltransferase yields the protein MPDLQQLSTDHAPAVLSFELANRAYFARFISDRGDGFFDQFDSRLDALLAEQDAGICAFYVLVAADGSVIGRFNLYDLVDGSAEVGYRVAESAAGRGVATAALQRLCVLARDSHGLRTLTAGTSEENVGSQRVLLKAGFTEVGPADPASVGDQTGRKFRRDL from the coding sequence GTGCCCGATCTTCAGCAGTTGAGTACCGATCATGCGCCGGCGGTCTTGTCCTTCGAACTCGCGAATCGCGCATACTTCGCGCGGTTCATCTCAGACCGCGGTGACGGGTTCTTCGATCAGTTCGACAGCAGGCTCGACGCCTTGCTGGCCGAGCAGGACGCCGGCATCTGCGCCTTCTACGTGCTGGTCGCCGCCGACGGATCGGTCATCGGTCGGTTCAACCTCTACGACCTGGTCGACGGGTCTGCGGAGGTCGGCTACCGGGTTGCCGAAAGCGCCGCGGGTCGCGGTGTTGCTACGGCTGCCTTGCAGCGCCTTTGCGTCCTGGCCCGGGACTCGCACGGGCTGCGTACGCTCACCGCGGGAACCTCCGAAGAGAATGTCGGCTCTCAACGCGTACTGCTCAAGGCGGGCTTCACCGAAGTCGGCCCGGCCGATCCAGCGAGTGTCGGCGATCAGACGGGCCGGAAGTTCCGCCGCGACCTATGA
- a CDS encoding AMP-binding protein, giving the protein MTTRHEINWTHGLHRALQLQPDGIATIFGDRKRTFAEQADRVARLAGALRELGVRDGARVGVLGLNSDRFAEAVLAIPWADGVIDVVDIVRAPFEMAPMLADADTDILLVDDAFAGYIPQIKEGYPGLRSVIHMGDGPTPAGMASYEELIASSEPVSDARRAGDDLAVLVHTGGTTGLPKTVMHSTSSMMSIILAFGGGLPGYVSPGTRQLQVTPISHSSGVGSCLAQSQYGNTLVPLPRFDPAAVLQSIDEHQVTAVLLVPPMLQQVVDHPDAAWRDLSSMRFLFYGGSPMPETLLERSEKAFPNADFGQLYGMSETMSGTFLTPGDHRPGPQLRSAGRAAIHTELRVVDSDDVDVPTGALGEILLRGPGTMLGYWNDPDATAEVLRHGWAHTGDVGYLDESGYVYVVDRVKDTIVVNGDNVHSVEVENTLAAHPDVAACAVIAVPDGDVGERVHAVVVARSGSAPDADELRAHCASRIADFKIPTGWEFVEVLPTSPTGKVLKRDLRKPHWEGMARQVN; this is encoded by the coding sequence ATGACGACTCGCCACGAGATCAACTGGACGCATGGCCTGCACCGGGCGCTGCAGCTGCAACCCGACGGCATCGCCACCATCTTCGGTGATCGCAAGCGCACGTTCGCCGAACAGGCCGATCGGGTTGCTCGGCTCGCCGGGGCACTGCGTGAGCTGGGCGTACGCGACGGCGCACGTGTTGGTGTGCTCGGCCTGAACTCCGATCGTTTCGCGGAGGCGGTGCTCGCGATCCCGTGGGCCGACGGCGTCATCGACGTGGTCGACATCGTGCGCGCGCCGTTCGAGATGGCGCCGATGCTTGCCGACGCCGATACCGACATCCTCCTGGTCGACGACGCCTTCGCGGGATACATACCGCAGATCAAGGAGGGATATCCGGGTCTGCGGTCGGTCATCCACATGGGAGACGGGCCGACTCCCGCGGGCATGGCGTCATACGAGGAACTCATCGCGAGTTCGGAACCGGTCTCCGATGCGCGGCGCGCCGGGGACGACCTTGCCGTGCTCGTGCACACCGGAGGCACAACTGGTCTACCCAAGACCGTGATGCACAGCACCAGCTCGATGATGAGCATCATTCTGGCGTTCGGCGGAGGCCTCCCCGGTTACGTGAGCCCGGGTACGAGACAGCTGCAGGTCACGCCGATCTCGCATTCATCGGGTGTGGGTTCGTGCCTCGCGCAGTCCCAGTACGGCAACACGCTGGTGCCGCTACCGCGCTTCGACCCGGCCGCGGTGCTCCAGTCGATCGACGAGCACCAGGTGACCGCGGTGCTGCTCGTACCACCGATGCTGCAGCAGGTCGTAGACCATCCGGACGCCGCCTGGCGCGACCTGAGCAGTATGCGGTTCTTGTTCTACGGGGGATCGCCTATGCCGGAGACGCTTTTGGAGCGCTCCGAAAAGGCATTCCCGAACGCGGACTTCGGGCAGCTCTACGGCATGTCCGAGACGATGTCGGGTACGTTCCTGACACCCGGCGACCACCGGCCCGGACCGCAGCTGCGATCCGCCGGCCGCGCGGCCATCCACACCGAGCTGCGGGTCGTCGACTCCGACGACGTCGATGTGCCAACGGGCGCTCTCGGCGAGATCCTGCTGCGCGGCCCCGGCACGATGCTCGGCTACTGGAACGACCCCGACGCGACTGCCGAGGTGCTGCGACACGGATGGGCGCACACCGGCGACGTCGGTTACCTCGACGAGTCCGGATATGTCTACGTTGTCGATCGGGTGAAGGACACGATCGTCGTGAACGGCGACAACGTGCATTCGGTCGAGGTCGAGAACACCCTCGCCGCCCATCCCGACGTCGCTGCGTGCGCTGTGATCGCGGTGCCCGACGGTGACGTCGGGGAGCGGGTGCACGCGGTCGTCGTAGCTCGATCCGGCTCTGCACCGGACGCTGACGAGCTGCGTGCTCATTGCGCTTCGCGCATTGCCGACTTCAAGATCCCGACAGGCTGGGAGTTCGTCGAGGTGCTGCCGACGTCACCGACGGGCAAGGTGCTCAAACGTGACCTGCGCAAGCCGCATTGGGAGGGTATGGCGCGCCAGGTGAACTGA
- the sigJ gene encoding RNA polymerase sigma factor SigJ: MGDNKRDVRETEQALAEAFEVNRPRLLRIAYTMTGSLAEAEDCVQEAWLRLRGIADPDGVRDLAAWLTTTVSRLALDALGSARVRREQYVGTWLPEPLVQDTSQDPADRITLDESVSMALLVVLEQLSPAERTAFVLHDVFAVPFPEVAEIVGRTPAAVRQLASRARRRVEAGQPVAPPSDAEQRALVEAFAAACDRGDLPGLIAVLDPDVVLRGDGGGKVQALQEEVRQAERIAPMMLAQANAFGELQMVPTDVNGAPGLIIRERTGGVSVLAFSFDAGRIASIDVIRNPDKLAHVPDPM, translated from the coding sequence ATGGGAGACAACAAACGGGACGTACGAGAGACCGAGCAGGCGCTCGCCGAGGCATTCGAGGTAAACCGGCCACGGCTACTGCGCATCGCGTACACGATGACGGGGTCGCTCGCGGAGGCGGAGGACTGTGTCCAGGAGGCCTGGTTGCGGTTGCGCGGTATCGCCGATCCAGACGGGGTACGGGATCTCGCCGCCTGGTTGACGACCACCGTCAGCCGGCTGGCGCTGGACGCGCTCGGTAGCGCACGCGTTCGGCGCGAGCAGTACGTCGGCACCTGGTTGCCGGAGCCACTCGTGCAGGACACGTCGCAAGACCCTGCGGACCGGATCACGCTGGATGAATCGGTCAGTATGGCGTTGCTCGTCGTGCTCGAGCAGCTTTCGCCTGCGGAGCGTACGGCCTTCGTACTGCACGACGTGTTTGCCGTGCCGTTCCCCGAGGTCGCCGAGATCGTCGGCCGCACCCCCGCGGCCGTACGCCAGCTCGCATCCCGAGCCCGCCGACGCGTCGAAGCCGGGCAACCAGTGGCACCGCCGAGCGACGCCGAGCAGCGGGCGCTGGTGGAGGCGTTCGCTGCTGCGTGCGATCGGGGCGATCTTCCGGGTCTCATCGCCGTGCTCGACCCTGACGTCGTCCTGCGCGGCGACGGTGGTGGCAAGGTCCAGGCGCTTCAGGAAGAGGTACGCCAGGCGGAGCGCATCGCACCGATGATGCTGGCGCAAGCGAACGCTTTCGGCGAGCTGCAGATGGTGCCGACCGACGTCAACGGTGCACCCGGTCTCATCATCCGCGAGCGCACGGGCGGTGTCTCCGTGCTGGCGTTCAGCTTCGATGCCGGCCGGATCGCCTCGATCGATGTCATCCGAAACCCGGACAAGTTGGCGCACGTACCCGATCCGATGTAG